One part of the Candida albicans SC5314 chromosome R, complete sequence genome encodes these proteins:
- a CDS encoding exosome non-catalytic core subunit (Ortholog(s) have role in U4 snRNA 3'-end processing, exonucleolytic trimming to generate mature 3'-end of 5.8S rRNA from tricistronic rRNA transcript (SSU-rRNA, 5.8S rRNA and LSU-rRNA), more), producing the protein MSDRRRLLGPSGMIIPNIPKQQQKSIITTTTTTSTSTIPSFFLKHSIIDNANGSAYLEINNTIIEVSIFGPRPIRGSFIDRASVSVDCKFLPHIIQPMGSIFNDTTTSGGGGGISSSNRGYRTGMNNIEHKLSSYLETCVLSSLILEKYPKSTIDIQVSIISIDKEIGGGHSLLWLLQWITCCCSLALVDSGIEMKDIISSGQVRLTKSGKIIIGGNSDKTSTEDGIDGLVSFMNLKNDEIVGIWFEGEGDDNNNEDSLLNESNMEKLIIECNKMSKIIRANLNSYLINSM; encoded by the coding sequence ATGAGTGATAGAAGACGATTATTGGGACCTTCAGGAATGATAATCCCCAACATtccaaaacaacaacaaaaatctatcatcaccaccaccaccaccacttcCACTTCCACTATTCCATCATTTTTTCTTAAACATTcgataattgataatgctAATGGTTCAGCATATTTAGAAATCAATAACACAATCATTGAAGTATCAATATTTGGTCCACGTCCAATCAGAGGTTCATTCATTGATCGAGCTAGTGTTTCTGTCGATTGTAAATTCTTACCCCATATAATTCAACCCATGGGCAGTATCTTTAACGACACTACTactagtggtggtggtggtggcatTTCTAGTTCTAATAGAGGTTATCGTACGGGGatgaataatattgaaCATAAATTGAGTTCATATTTAGAAACTTGTGTATTATCAAGTTtaattttagaaaaatatCCAAAATCAACCATTGATATTCAAGTATCAATAATTAGTATcgataaagaaattggtggtggtcATCTGTTGCTTTGGTTATTACAATGGATAACTTGCTGTTGTAGTTTAGCATTAGTTGATTCCGGGATTGAAATGAAAGATATTATAAGTAGTGGACAAGTTAGACTTACAAAACTGggaaaaataataattggtGGAAATAGTGATAAGACCCTGACTGAAGATGGAATTGATGGATTGGTAAGTtttatgaatttgaaaaatgatgaaattgtgGGAATTTGGTTTGAAGGTGAAggtgatgataataataacgaggattctttattaaatgaatcaaatatgGAAAAATTAATCATTGAATGTAATAAAATGTCGAAAATAATAAGAGCTAATCTTAATTcttatttaataaattcaatgtAA
- the ASG1 gene encoding Asg1p (Gal4p family zinc-finger transcription factor with similarity to S. cerevisiae Asg1p) encodes MPKREIEDTQSPYSSTGLVSTGESPKTSTSTPTSSTNNRAATTTTNNTSTTSTSLLKSNSNLQPIAMTPSVSSTSLAINKPKSQENKRRRVTRACDTCRQKKVKCDGKQPCIHCTVYSYKCSYDQPNIRNKKNSGIPIPSQPSPAILQVAAQAAVAFGSNNNSSNQQSLQSLQQQQQHVVHQHQHQPLPADEPIPKTNLIIFQQIINALLPKLQLNGFDPNLQFDLNKFQKVVQYVMSKSQTFTLNLNEITELMQDPDSQIPPPPPASSSSSHHRRTLSVGSFDDSSNSAVSSPREVGLHLPSKEVALNLIYTTWNKACVLFRFYHRPSLLEEVDLLYSLDPMNYGDRQQKFLPFLYSILACGSLFSKTPYTMGTPSENEKNLEDDGFKYFLEARKLIDISNVGDINSIQTVVMMIIYLQCSARLSTCYSYIGIALRSALKEGLHRNLTLFQNSKKKLDPIEEDTRKRLFYTIYKMDIYINSLLGLPRSLNEDEFDQLLPVELDDENVTRTEYLFDKQQGRLSSSGCANQHTKLMFILSHIIKKMYPIKVKPEEAENSSNVNYSRDRIHAKVTELEVELKNWLDNLPQELKPIDPSSTTKDVIDEVPEKFRLANYYLHLAFLNCQIILYRPFIHFISDSMDGSSSDPRSLIRGRNCIKVARMVVKLANKMIDHKLLLGTYWFSMYTIFFSIACLIYYFHFANYNNNGQGFNYAGILFDDDLNIDMIKKDIEIGKKVLDNLKNSSNSSLRIYNILNTMFEQLNRRTASRSRQVTATTNSTTTTANTNSNSNSNSQPTTLPANFQNVNVKNTFENFDNMNHFVKKERERERESLSQLFDNTSMAKFESSSEIPKNVANIQRVATPLEENNKEIGEVSGGNLTSNYMPGVFDKLDTQIFGKILPPYMLEKNETMNYNSNNNNSNNVNNNFNNNNNAGEVNNNSNGVAYNNNAANWPLNNAEDGLNLEDLFGTLGNNGNGGTSSSNGLEYLDPF; translated from the coding sequence atGCCTAAAAGGGAAATTGAAGATACACAATCACCTTATTCCAGTACCGGACTTGTTAGTACTGGTGAAAGTCCAAAAACATCTACAAGTACCCCAACATCTTCCACTAATAACAGAGCtgccactaccaccaccaataataCTTCTACTACTTCTACTAGTCTACTAAAAtctaattcaaatttacaACCTATTGCCATGACACCGTCTGtttcttcaacatcatTGGCAATTAATAAACCCAAATCTCAAGAgaataaaagaagaagagtcACACGAGCTTGTGATACTTGTCGTCAGAAAAAAGTGAAATGTGATGGTAAACAACCTTGTATTCATTGTACGGTATATTCATATAAATGCAGTTATGATCAACCTAATATTagaaataagaaaaattcAGGTATACCAATTCCTTCCCAACCAAGTCCTGCAATACTACAAGTAGCTGCACAAGCAGCAGTTGCCTTTGgttccaacaacaatagtagTAATCAACAACTGCTACAACTgctacaacaacaacaacaacatgtggtacaccaacaccaacaccagCCTTTACCTGCTGATGAACCTATTCctaaaacaaatttaataattttccaacaaattatcaatgCATTATTACCtaaattacaattgaatgGATTTGATCCAAATttacaatttgatttaaataaatttcaaaaagtCGTTCAATATGTCATGTCAAAATCACAAACTTTTACCTTGAATCTTAATGAAATTACAGAATTAATGCAAGATCCAGATTCACAAATACCGCCACCGCCTCCggcttcttcttcttcttctcaCCATCGTCGTACATTATCAGTTGGATCATTCGATGACTCTTCTAATAGTGCTGTATCGTCACCTCGTGAAGTTGGATTACATTTACCTTCGAAAGAAGTAGCcttgaatttaatttatactACTTGGAATAAAGCATGTGTTTTATTTAGATTTTATCATCGTCCTTCTTTATTAGAAGAAGTGGatttattatattcttTAGATCCCATGAATTATGGTGATcgacaacaaaaatttcttcCATTTTTATATTCTATATTAGCATGTGGATCTTTATTTAGTAAAACTCCTTATACAATGGGGACTCCTtcagaaaatgaaaaaaatttagaagatgatggatttaaatattttcttgaagcaagaaaattgattgatataAGTAATGTTGGAGatattaattcaattcaaacgGTAgtaatgatgattatttatttacaaTGTTCAGCAAGATTATCTACTTGTTATTCATATATTGGTATAGCATTAAGAAGTGCCCTTAAGGAAGGTTTGCATCGAAATTTAactttatttcaaaattccaaaaaaaaattggaccCGATAGAAGAGGACACAAGGAAAAGATTATTTTATACCATTTATAAAATggatatttatattaattcattattaggATTACCTCGATCAttaaatgaagatgaatttgatcaattattaccagttgaattagatgatgaaaatgtcACCCGAACtgaatatttatttgataaacaaCAAGGTCGATTAAGTTCTTCTGGATGTGCTAATCAACATACGAAATTGATGTTTATATTATCacatattattaaaaaaatgtatCCTATAAAAGTGAAACCTGAAGAAGCAGAAAATTCTTCTAATGTCAATTATTCACGTGATAGAATTCATGCTAAAGTTACTGAATTAGAAgttgaattaaaaaattggttaGATAATTTACCTCAAGAATTAAAACCAATTGATCCAAGTAGTACTACTAAAGATGTTATTGATGAAGTACCAGAAAAATTCCGATTAGCTaattattatcttcatttagcatttttaaattgtcaaattatattatatcgaccatttattcattttattaGTGATAGTATGGATGGATCATCATCCGATCCTCGCTCATTAATTCGTGGAAGAAATTGTATTAAAGTGGCTAGAATGGTAGTTAAATTAGCTAATAAAATGATTGATCATAAGTTATTATTAGGAACTTATTGGTTTTCAATGTatacaatatttttcagtattgcttgtttaatttattatttccattttgctaattataataataatggtcAAGGATTTAATTATGCTGGgattttatttgatgatgatttaaatattgatatgattaaaaaagatattgaaattgggaaaaaagttttagataatttgaaaaattcatctAATAGTTCATTAagaatttataatattttgaatactatgtttgaacaattgaatagAAGAACTGCTTCAAGATCAAGACAAGTTACTGCTACAACCAAttcaactacaacaactgCTAATACAAattctaattctaattctaattcaCAACCAACTACATTACCAGCTAATTTCCAAAATGTAAATGTTAAAAatacttttgaaaattttgataatatgaatcattttgttaaaaaagaacgagaaagagaaagagaaagttTAAgtcaattatttgataatacATCAATGGctaaatttgaatcaagttcagaaattccaaaaaatgTTGCTAATATTCAAAGAGTAGCTACTCcattagaagaaaataataaagaaattggtgAAGTTTCTGGTGGTAATTTAACATCAAATTATATGCCTGGagtatttgataaattagatACACAAATTTTTGGTAAAATATTACCTCCTTATATGTTAGAAAAGAATGAAACCATGAATTataacagcaacaacaacaacagcaacaatgttaataataatttcaataataataataatgctgGCGaagttaataataatagtaatggTGTGgcttataataataatgctgCTAATTGGCCACTAAATAATGCTGAAGATGGATTAAATTTAGAAGATTTATTTGGAACTTTAGGCAATAATGGAAATGGAGGGACTAGTAGTTCTAATGGATTAGAATATTTAGATCCATTTTAA